One Georgenia wutianyii DNA segment encodes these proteins:
- a CDS encoding glutamine amidotransferase, with amino-acid sequence MKPFLLIATRSEDAAADSEYASILDLGGLEERDLHRLRLETTPLPDLDLDAYSGIIVGGSPFTSSVPTEFKSDTQLRVEAELGTLLDEVWDRDFPFFGACYGIGTLARHIGGVIDGTYSEPISAPLITLTEAGQADPLLAGVPEQFEAFVGHKEACTHLPDTAVVLASSEQCPVQMFRVRTNLYGTQFHPELTLDALVERMTVYRHAGYFPPEDFEEVRRAVSAADVSHARRVLRNFVERYAS; translated from the coding sequence GTGAAGCCCTTCCTCCTCATCGCCACGCGTTCCGAGGACGCCGCAGCCGACTCCGAGTACGCCTCGATCCTCGACCTCGGCGGGCTGGAGGAGCGCGACCTGCACCGCCTCCGGCTGGAGACGACGCCGCTGCCGGACCTCGACCTCGACGCCTACTCGGGCATCATCGTCGGCGGCAGCCCGTTCACCAGCTCGGTGCCCACCGAGTTCAAGAGCGACACCCAGCTGCGCGTCGAGGCGGAGCTCGGCACGCTCCTCGACGAGGTGTGGGACCGCGACTTCCCGTTCTTCGGCGCGTGCTACGGCATCGGGACTCTCGCCCGGCACATCGGCGGGGTCATCGACGGCACCTACTCCGAGCCGATCAGCGCACCCCTCATCACCCTCACCGAGGCAGGCCAGGCCGACCCGCTCCTCGCCGGGGTTCCCGAGCAGTTCGAGGCGTTCGTCGGACACAAGGAGGCGTGCACGCACCTGCCCGACACGGCCGTCGTCCTCGCCTCCTCCGAGCAGTGCCCCGTGCAGATGTTCCGGGTGCGCACCAACCTCTACGGCACCCAGTTCCACCCCGAGCTCACCCTGGACGCGCTCGTCGAGCGGATGACGGTCTACCGGCACGCGGGCTACTTCCCGCCCGAGGACTTCGAGGAGGTCCGCCGGGCCGTCTCGGCCGCGGACGTCAGCCACGCCCGGCGGGTGCTGCGCAACTTCGTCGAGCGCTACGCGAGCTGA